One Deltaproteobacteria bacterium genomic region harbors:
- the mazG gene encoding nucleoside triphosphate pyrophosphohydrolase yields the protein MISDRLKDAITRGEYDFDACVEIIRALRGENGCPWDNEQTYASLRKYVLEEVYEALDAVDRGDFAGLREELGDVLWEVLFLARLAEQDGHFSMDAVAQTLGEKMVRRHPHIFGEREHLTPDQVVTQWSEIKKAEGKTDRTHHILSKVPASLPALLRAFRISERAAKAGFDWENAEQVYDKVREEIDELEEARLEGDADRIEEELGDLFFVLVNYGRHLGVSAEDGLRRATAKFERRFARLEDRLAESGTRFEDKSVAELEDLWQRIKREIDPG from the coding sequence ATGATCTCCGATCGCCTGAAAGACGCGATCACGCGGGGCGAGTACGACTTCGACGCGTGCGTCGAGATCATCCGCGCGCTGCGCGGCGAAAACGGGTGCCCGTGGGACAACGAGCAGACCTACGCGAGCTTGCGAAAGTATGTCCTTGAAGAAGTCTACGAGGCGCTCGACGCGGTGGACCGGGGCGACTTTGCCGGACTGCGCGAGGAACTGGGTGATGTGTTGTGGGAGGTGCTCTTTCTCGCGCGGCTCGCCGAGCAGGACGGCCACTTTTCCATGGACGCCGTCGCGCAGACGCTCGGCGAAAAGATGGTGCGCCGCCATCCGCACATCTTCGGCGAGCGCGAACATCTGACGCCGGATCAGGTGGTGACGCAGTGGTCCGAGATCAAGAAGGCCGAGGGCAAGACCGATCGCACGCATCACATCCTGTCGAAGGTTCCTGCGTCGCTGCCCGCGCTGCTGCGCGCGTTTCGCATCAGCGAACGGGCGGCCAAGGCGGGATTCGACTGGGAAAACGCGGAGCAGGTGTACGACAAGGTGCGCGAAGAAATCGACGAACTCGAGGAGGCGCGACTCGAAGGGGACGCGGATCGGATCGAGGAAGAGCTCGGCGATCTTTTCTTCGTGCTGGTGAACTACGGCCGGCACCTCGGTGTCAGTGCGGAGGACGGGTTGCGAAGGGCCACCGCGAAATTCGAGCGACGGTTCGCGCGGCTCGAGGACCGGCTTGCCGAATCGGGCACGAGGTTCGAAGACAAAAGCGTGGCTGAACTGGAGGATCTTTGGCAACGGATCAAGCGCGAAATCGACCCGGGCTGA
- a CDS encoding FYDLN acid domain-containing protein, producing the protein MAKPELGKRYRCYSCGCAFYDLGKPAALCPRCGADQATAPKFSVPSSSKASIAAMRDTPIPIDDDEVETDIGTEFDEFGDVTALDEDDVEIAEEEE; encoded by the coding sequence CTCGGGAAACGATATCGCTGTTATTCCTGCGGATGCGCCTTTTATGATCTGGGCAAACCCGCGGCCCTGTGTCCCCGTTGCGGCGCGGACCAGGCCACGGCCCCGAAATTTTCGGTGCCGAGCAGCTCCAAGGCTTCGATCGCGGCGATGCGCGACACGCCGATTCCCATCGACGACGACGAGGTCGAGACGGATATCGGAACGGAATTCGACGAATTCGGCGACGTGACCGCGCTGGACGAGGACGACGTCGAGATCGCCGAAGAGGAAGAGTAA